The DNA window GATGGCCGGGCCGGGACACTTCACCGTTGAAGACGGAGCGTTGCGCACGCACGGTGGAATGGGACTCCTCTGGTACAGTCAGCGCACGTTCCGCGATTTCATCCTTCAGGTGGAGTGGAAGGTCACGCGACAGAATGACAACTCCGGCATCTTCGTTCGCTTTCCCGATCCGGGAAACGATCCCTGGATCGCCGTTCGCCAGGGGCACGAGATTCAAATTCAGGACGACCGCGATCCGACGCATCGCACCGGAGCCATTTACAACTTTGCCCCCTCCACGAAAGTCGCCTCCAAACCGGCCGGTCAGTGGAACCTCTTCGAGATTCGCGTCGTCGGGAAAACCTATACGGTCACCCTCAACGGCGAAACCGTCTGCCAGTGGGAGGACACCGGAGGCCGTCCGCTGGAAGGATATATCGGCCTGCAAAATCACGATGAGAAGTCGGTCGTCTACTTCCGCAACATTCGGGTGAAGGAAATCGGGGGGAGATGAATCTCTCCCCTCGCGGAGGAAGCCATGGACAAAGAGGCTACAGCCGAACGTGCGACTTCTTCGGGGCGGTCACGGATTCGCTGGGTGGTCGCGGTGGGGGTGATGGGTTTGCTCGGTGCGCTCGTTTATTTGAGCCTCTCCTCAACCGCCGTGGAGTGCACCGTCTGCGTGACCTTCAACGGGCGGACGGAGTGCCGATCAGCGCGCGCCACGACACGCGAGGAGAGCATCCGAACGGCCATCGCCACTGCATGTGCCCTGCTGGCCGCCGGCATGACTGAATCCCTCCGTTGCGAGCGCACGCCTCCCACGAGCGTCGCCTGTCGGTGAAAAGCTCAGCCGAGCAGGAGTCCTCGGAGATCGTTTCGTCTCTTCGACGACTGACCGGTCAGCGGTGGGCTCCGACCGACTCGCCCGAGCGGAGAGTGCCGGGGACGATCACCGGCGCAACAATCGGGCTCGGCGCGTCGCTACGACGCCGGTGTCGGGCCTGGCGGTGACTGCTCCAGACGTTCCAGCAGGGCTCGCATCTCAGCGACCTCACGCCGCAGCCGATGCTGGCGAACGGCCAGACTGACGAGATAGGCCAGATGGATGATCCAGGCCACGATCATGGCGATGACCAGATGCCTCATAGCCCCTCACTCTCCCCGTTGGGCGGCGAGATAGCGGAGACGCGCACGCAGCGTCTCCAACTCGACACGCTCCCGTTCCAGGCGATAGCGCCAATAGAAAAGGGTCACAAAGAGCAGAAGGAACGCACCAAAGCAGGCGTGAAGCGCCAGGAACATCTGAGGATCAATGCCCGATCCCTCCCCTCCAGCAATGACCGGACCCGGATGCTGTGTGCGCCAGAGCCGAATCGAGAGGTAGACAATCGGCACATCCACAAAGGCAAAGATGGCGAACACGGCCGCCAGGACGCGCTGATTCGGGGACTCGGCGGTGAATTGCCGCAGAAGCAAATAGCTCACATAGAGGAGCCACATGACGAAGGTCGACGTGAGTCGCGCATCCCATGTCCACCAGATGCCCCAGACGGGTTTGGCCCAGATCGGTCCGGTGATGAGATTGACGGTGTTGAACAGGACGCCCAGCTCGGCGGCGCTCACCGCCGCAGCATCCCACGTCAACTGCCGGCGTCGCAGATAGGCCAGAGACGCCACCAAAGTCACAAAGTAGGCGACAAATGCCGTCCAGGCGGAGCTGACATGATAATAGAAGATGCGCTGCACCGTTCCCATCGTGCGCTCCGTCGGAGCCCACAGCAACGCCGCGTAGACGCCTCCGATGAGCGCCGCCACCGTCACCCCAACAATCACTGACCACCAGCGCGGAAATTTTTCCTCCGTCCTCATGCGCTCTCCAGGACTGTTTTGAACAAAACGAGCGACAGGGTGGTGTAGATGAGGTCGAATCCGATGAGCATCTGAAGCCAGCTTCCGACCGATTCCTCTCCCAGCAGCAGCGATGCCGAGGCTTCCACCACAGCGATCAGTGCGGGGACCGAAATCGGTACGAGGAGGAGCGGCAACATGACTTCGCGGCTGCGCAGATTGGCCGTCATCGCGGCAAAGAACGTCCCGTTGATCACCAGCGCCCACGTTCCCAGAAGAAGGACAGACAGCGCCGCGCCGGCATCGCCTCGAATCGAGAGATCGAAGAAGACGAGGAACAGGGGAATGAGGACCAACTCCGCCGCCAGGAGAAAGAGAAAATTGGCCAGACATTTGCCGAGAAAAATCGCGCCCGGCGGCGCCGGCGACAACCGCAGCGCGTCGAGGCACTCGTTGACTCGTTCGCGGAGAAACGATCGGTCGAGAACAATCAGCCCGGCAAAGAGGAAGGCCACCCACAGGAGTCCACCCGCCATGCGTCGCTCGGCCTCCGTCGTCGGTTGAAACGAGAAACTGAAAATGACGATGACCAGCAGAGCGAAAAAGAGCATGGCATTGAAGGCATCGCGGGTCCGCGCCTCGCTCACGAGGTCCTTGGCTGTGATGCGGGCAGTTACCGTCCAGTAGTTCATCGTCCACCGGGCATCAGCCGCGAGTGACGGCGTGAGGCAGCTCCGCTGACGCGACGAGGCGAGCATCTTTTCTCTGATAGTCCAGGACGCGACCGCGCTCCAGAACCAGAGTCGCGTCGGCGATGTCCTCCAGTAAGTCCGTCTGATGCGTCGTCACAACCAGCGATTTCCCCTGCCCTCGCAGATGGGTCAGAAGCTGACGGGTTCGCTCCACGCTCCTCATATCGAGCCCGGAAAACGGTTCGTCGAGCAAGAGAAGATCGGGATCGGCCAAAAGAGCACGGGCCAGCGACAGGCGCT is part of the Blastocatellia bacterium genome and encodes:
- a CDS encoding DUF1080 domain-containing protein, with product MTKTILVSTLIGMSLWAWTGGIGLAPILLAQSEKADQQGWISLFNGKDLTGWKMAGPGHFTVEDGALRTHGGMGLLWYSQRTFRDFILQVEWKVTRQNDNSGIFVRFPDPGNDPWIAVRQGHEIQIQDDRDPTHRTGAIYNFAPSTKVASKPAGQWNLFEIRVVGKTYTVTLNGETVCQWEDTGGRPLEGYIGLQNHDEKSVVYFRNIRVKEIGGR
- the ccsA gene encoding cytochrome c biogenesis protein CcsA — its product is MRTEEKFPRWWSVIVGVTVAALIGGVYAALLWAPTERTMGTVQRIFYYHVSSAWTAFVAYFVTLVASLAYLRRRQLTWDAAAVSAAELGVLFNTVNLITGPIWAKPVWGIWWTWDARLTSTFVMWLLYVSYLLLRQFTAESPNQRVLAAVFAIFAFVDVPIVYLSIRLWRTQHPGPVIAGGEGSGIDPQMFLALHACFGAFLLLFVTLFYWRYRLERERVELETLRARLRYLAAQRGE
- a CDS encoding heme exporter protein CcmB gives rise to the protein MLASSRQRSCLTPSLAADARWTMNYWTVTARITAKDLVSEARTRDAFNAMLFFALLVIVIFSFSFQPTTEAERRMAGGLLWVAFLFAGLIVLDRSFLRERVNECLDALRLSPAPPGAIFLGKCLANFLFLLAAELVLIPLFLVFFDLSIRGDAGAALSVLLLGTWALVINGTFFAAMTANLRSREVMLPLLLVPISVPALIAVVEASASLLLGEESVGSWLQMLIGFDLIYTTLSLVLFKTVLESA